The Saprospiraceae bacterium genome includes a window with the following:
- a CDS encoding UvrD-helicase domain-containing protein codes for MPASLASLNKQQKAAVTAEDKRVLVIAGAGSGKTQTLLQKILYLINEKGAKPSEILAITFTKNAANEMIDRLILSVDFDGEYKDVLQSKTLSEATKKARRRHQLQQTSWIRNLTIRTFHGLCYSILKTYGVSEFDNKFKIITDTGFVDEEMAAITASETTYTALHKVLIDCCSDKEYLIDFKRYVLDYLVDKLHLPQRSALALSSDNKIYTSLNGTRVRSKSEQYIADWLYRHNIKFVYEPKVSFQEHEFYPDFFIPDANLYIEHISNLSKGSEFKERQFNI; via the coding sequence ATTCCTGCATCGCTGGCATCACTCAATAAGCAGCAAAAAGCCGCCGTCACTGCCGAGGATAAACGTGTACTCGTCATAGCAGGTGCAGGATCGGGCAAAACGCAAACATTGCTCCAGAAAATCCTCTATCTCATCAATGAAAAAGGCGCCAAACCATCTGAAATTCTCGCTATCACTTTCACCAAAAATGCTGCCAATGAGATGATTGATCGACTGATATTGTCGGTTGATTTTGATGGCGAGTATAAGGATGTCCTTCAAAGCAAAACACTCTCCGAAGCGACCAAAAAAGCACGTCGCCGTCATCAACTACAGCAAACGAGCTGGATACGCAACCTTACGATACGCACTTTTCATGGCCTTTGCTACAGCATCCTAAAAACGTATGGTGTCAGCGAATTTGACAATAAATTTAAGATCATCACCGATACGGGTTTTGTAGATGAGGAGATGGCAGCCATCACAGCATCTGAGACGACATATACGGCATTGCATAAGGTATTGATAGATTGCTGTAGCGACAAAGAGTATCTCATTGATTTCAAACGATATGTGCTCGACTATCTGGTGGATAAACTTCACTTGCCACAGCGCTCTGCGTTGGCATTGAGTAGTGACAATAAGATATATACATCTCTCAATGGCACACGTGTCAGATCCAAGTCTGAGCAGTATATAGCCGACTGGCTGTACAGACACAATATCAAATTTGTCTATGAACCAAAGGTTTCTTTTCAGGAGCATGAGTTTTATCCTGATTTCTTTATACCTGATGCGAATCTTTATATCGAGCATATCAGCAATCTCAGCAAAGGATCAGAATTCAAAGAGCGGCAATTTAACATTTGA
- the dinB gene encoding DNA polymerase IV, with protein MYDRAILHLDLDSFFVSVECLKNSSLLGKPLLIGGASNRGVVASCSYEARRFGVHSAMPMKMALRICPQAIILRGDMDSYSKYSGIVTDIIAEDAPVYEKASIDEFYLDLTGMDRHFGCFKWSSELRQKVIRESGLPISFGLSINKTVSKVGTGEAKPNGTKYVPNGEEKGFLAPLPVGKIPGVGDQTHKKLNFMGVRTIDTLSQIPIRLLEREFGKPGRTLWEKANAIDPTPIVPYHEQKSMSKERTFVEDTLDVMMMKHLLLDMADKLSFELRASGKLASTITVKIRYADFNTYTKQKNIAYTANDRLLGQHVLDLFDKVYERRQLIRLIGVKYSGLVQGNYQINLFDDTMEHIQLMQQMDRIRRRFGADSIMRASGLVKAKVLYQPHLPPDGG; from the coding sequence ATGTACGATCGCGCCATCCTCCACCTGGATCTCGACTCCTTCTTCGTCTCTGTAGAGTGCCTGAAGAACAGTAGCCTCCTGGGCAAGCCGCTACTCATCGGTGGTGCGTCCAATCGCGGTGTCGTCGCATCCTGCAGCTACGAAGCGCGCCGCTTCGGTGTACACTCTGCCATGCCCATGAAGATGGCACTCCGGATCTGTCCGCAAGCCATCATCCTGCGTGGAGATATGGATAGTTACTCCAAATACAGCGGTATCGTCACCGACATCATCGCGGAGGATGCCCCTGTGTATGAAAAGGCATCTATCGACGAGTTTTACCTCGATCTCACGGGTATGGATCGGCATTTCGGATGTTTCAAGTGGTCATCAGAGTTGCGTCAGAAAGTGATCAGGGAATCAGGGCTGCCCATCTCTTTCGGTCTCTCCATCAATAAAACCGTCTCCAAAGTAGGCACCGGCGAGGCCAAACCCAATGGCACCAAATACGTACCCAATGGCGAGGAAAAAGGATTTCTCGCGCCGCTGCCCGTAGGTAAGATACCCGGTGTAGGCGATCAGACGCACAAAAAACTTAACTTTATGGGTGTACGTACCATAGACACACTCAGCCAGATACCCATCCGTCTGCTGGAGCGAGAGTTCGGTAAACCAGGACGTACCTTATGGGAAAAAGCCAATGCCATCGACCCTACACCCATCGTACCCTATCACGAACAAAAGTCAATGTCCAAAGAGCGAACCTTTGTAGAAGATACCCTCGATGTCATGATGATGAAACATCTGCTACTCGACATGGCTGACAAGCTATCCTTTGAACTCCGTGCATCCGGTAAACTCGCATCTACGATCACCGTCAAGATCCGGTACGCTGACTTCAATACCTATACCAAACAAAAAAACATCGCCTACACAGCCAATGATCGGCTCCTCGGACAGCACGTACTCGATCTCTTCGACAAGGTATATGAGCGACGCCAACTCATCCGTCTCATCGGCGTCAAGTACAGCGGACTCGTACAAGGCAACTACCAGATCAATCTATTTGACGATACGATGGAGCATATCCAGCTCATGCAGCAGATGGATAGGATCAGGAGGCGCTTCGGAGCTGACTCCATCATGCGGGCGAGCGGACTTGTGAAGGCTAAGGTGCTATATCAGCCGCATTTGCCGCCTGATGGTGGGTAG
- a CDS encoding WG repeat-containing protein gives MIALGTCLNAEIMGQNEKIRPIQASNNLWGYKDLENNIVVNPIFDNITPLISNFHEVEPKLLDVKTLLLYNDERTFFKNPIGIVVFGDSIGIVDHQGRFLLNPMKCQLKTVYQESEMKVVENLEEGSDDYGKIALIAQSGLFISSFMKCQLEDYEGGNLDPHQYYYRDQAVENLLLQDCQEFYNTFINQTDGFIKFIPDSIYIILATDGFYFAGNSQKQKIDLFHNDTYIKSIVIPENFDRLTYYTNGIFSVTNGQNTILMDTSGKIYYTIENGTLEGVNDHGHAKIFQNQRFLYIDSKGNQILETSINEYFYSNKDGYHYYKGDSIVHFDKSFKKITTVISDKALQDSKGETLFNSDIFIRLCQDSFYYLEQINKNLSNLRFIKLHEIDHGKYNIIEFELENGHYFYSKCGKEPFFPFENVYDFKYIGNDIFFIYVGGDVIKYHYLKGELSKFNNDQLNQFTFQGKVYYYTYDSQTDHTDIYDKSLKKLNRSYKNFNKSYEGIECEISPFIENGKFLFEIFGHKGVINLEKLDPQFGLANIKFWHHRNMADSYSIFMGIRNNLSFHILELNFSNIIENPQDYKVFQYLLDYDPLLYLKTNDNFFDSPMNPKVNVIDSLICVMLTDNVSTCLNMNKRTIIKIGNDVLSPEYYSFYHNRQSKIDCYEVGYVDKQGRQIIPPIYYAGYSTSFKHGVAIVLKFKNQVSYEKEYGLIDTMGSFLIPLSDCELKFDNLGKAIIKECRNEDGNRKFSFYDLNGKFLDDFEYFVNEKDFLYASLPSGGYRVFTDDINHYIDVEKAVIKNDQLWVKKEGIEYTLTGNKLIITNQSSIISNQGRYFILNGETSIQVDDALLVFVQNSKQPIAVIEGHVNNIDYKNELVYIKDKYDDVLVYSFKGEILLEANHSYIEYYPKYKLFIKSNYNNTDQRTFYQYHYID, from the coding sequence TTGATAGCTTTAGGCACTTGTCTGAATGCAGAAATAATGGGGCAAAATGAAAAAATAAGACCAATACAAGCATCTAATAATTTATGGGGTTATAAGGATTTAGAGAATAATATAGTTGTAAATCCTATCTTTGATAATATAACTCCTTTGATAAGCAATTTCCATGAAGTTGAACCCAAACTTTTGGATGTAAAAACCTTACTACTCTACAACGATGAGAGAACTTTTTTTAAAAATCCTATAGGGATCGTAGTTTTTGGAGATTCGATAGGAATAGTTGATCACCAAGGAAGGTTTTTGCTCAATCCTATGAAATGTCAATTGAAAACTGTATATCAAGAAAGTGAAATGAAGGTGGTTGAGAATCTGGAAGAAGGATCGGATGATTATGGGAAAATAGCTCTGATCGCTCAATCGGGATTATTTATTTCATCTTTTATGAAATGTCAATTAGAAGATTATGAAGGAGGCAATCTTGACCCACATCAATATTATTATCGTGATCAAGCGGTAGAAAATCTTTTATTACAAGATTGTCAAGAGTTTTACAATACTTTTATTAATCAGACAGATGGATTTATCAAATTCATTCCTGATTCTATTTACATTATCCTAGCAACAGATGGGTTTTATTTTGCAGGAAATAGTCAAAAACAAAAAATAGATCTTTTTCATAATGACACTTATATTAAGTCTATTGTGATCCCTGAAAACTTCGATAGATTAACTTACTATACCAACGGAATATTTTCTGTTACTAATGGTCAAAACACTATCTTGATGGACACTTCAGGAAAGATTTACTATACTATTGAAAATGGAACTTTAGAAGGAGTGAATGATCATGGCCATGCCAAAATTTTCCAAAACCAAAGATTTCTATATATTGATAGCAAAGGAAATCAGATTTTGGAAACATCGATAAATGAGTATTTTTATTCTAATAAAGATGGATATCATTATTATAAAGGTGATAGTATTGTGCATTTTGATAAAAGTTTTAAAAAGATTACGACAGTAATTTCAGACAAGGCACTGCAAGATTCTAAAGGAGAAACTTTATTCAATAGCGATATATTTATAAGGTTGTGTCAGGACTCATTTTATTATCTCGAACAGATAAATAAAAATTTATCTAATTTGAGATTTATAAAATTGCACGAGATTGACCATGGGAAATACAATATTATTGAATTTGAGCTTGAAAATGGACATTATTTTTATTCAAAGTGTGGGAAAGAGCCGTTTTTTCCGTTTGAGAATGTTTATGATTTTAAATATATTGGGAATGATATTTTCTTCATTTACGTCGGAGGTGATGTTATAAAGTATCATTACCTAAAAGGTGAATTGAGTAAGTTTAATAATGATCAATTAAATCAATTTACTTTTCAAGGTAAGGTGTATTATTACACTTATGATTCTCAAACTGATCATACAGACATCTATGACAAATCACTTAAAAAACTTAATAGAAGTTACAAAAACTTTAATAAATCATATGAGGGTATTGAATGTGAAATATCCCCTTTCATTGAAAACGGTAAGTTTTTATTTGAAATCTTTGGACATAAGGGAGTAATAAATCTCGAAAAATTAGACCCACAATTTGGGCTTGCAAATATAAAGTTTTGGCATCACAGAAATATGGCCGATTCATATTCTATTTTTATGGGAATCAGAAATAATCTTTCATTTCATATTTTGGAGCTTAATTTTTCTAACATTATCGAAAATCCTCAAGACTATAAAGTCTTTCAATATTTATTAGATTATGATCCATTACTTTATTTAAAAACAAATGACAATTTCTTCGATTCACCAATGAACCCTAAAGTCAACGTTATTGATTCACTGATTTGTGTGATGTTGACTGATAATGTGTCAACTTGTTTAAATATGAATAAAAGAACAATCATTAAGATTGGTAATGATGTATTATCCCCAGAGTACTATTCATTTTATCATAACCGTCAATCTAAAATTGATTGTTATGAAGTTGGCTACGTAGACAAACAAGGCCGACAAATTATTCCACCAATATATTATGCTGGTTATAGTACAAGCTTTAAGCATGGAGTTGCAATAGTCTTGAAGTTTAAAAACCAAGTGAGTTATGAAAAAGAGTATGGTCTAATTGACACAATGGGAAGCTTTCTAATACCTTTATCTGATTGTGAACTTAAATTTGATAATTTAGGAAAGGCTATTATTAAAGAGTGTCGTAATGAAGATGGAAACAGAAAATTTTCATTTTATGATCTAAATGGAAAGTTTTTAGATGATTTTGAATATTTTGTTAATGAGAAAGATTTTCTTTATGCATCGTTGCCTTCAGGAGGTTATAGAGTATTTACAGATGATATCAATCATTATATTGATGTTGAAAAAGCTGTTATAAAGAATGATCAGTTATGGGTTAAAAAGGAAGGTATTGAATACACTTTAACTGGAAATAAACTTATTATTACGAACCAATCTTCAATAATTTCTAACCAAGGTAGATATTTTATATTAAATGGAGAAACAAGCATTCAAGTTGATGACGCATTGTTAGTCTTTGTTCAAAATAGTAAACAGCCAATAGCAGTCATTGAGGGGCATGTGAATAATATTGATTACAAAAATGAACTGGTATACATTAAAGATAAATATGATGATGTCTTAGTTTATAGTTTTAAAGGGGAAATATTATTGGAAGCAAATCATTCTTATATAGAGTATTATCCAAAATATAAACTGTTCATAAAAAGTAATTATAATAATACCGACCAACGTACTTTTTATCAATATCATTATATTGATTAA
- a CDS encoding winged helix-turn-helix transcriptional regulator, translating into MNHLFKALNDPVRRDILDLLKDKDMSAGDIADHFNIGKPTISHHLDLLRQAGLVTSEKQGQFIIYSISTTVLDEMLQWIYQIKSK; encoded by the coding sequence TTGAATCATCTTTTTAAAGCTTTAAATGATCCTGTCAGGAGAGATATTTTGGACTTACTCAAGGATAAAGACATGAGCGCCGGAGATATCGCTGATCATTTCAATATCGGCAAACCCACCATATCTCACCATTTGGATTTATTGCGACAAGCCGGATTGGTCACATCAGAAAAGCAAGGACAATTTATCATCTACAGTATCAGTACCACGGTACTGGACGAGATGCTGCAATGGATCTATCAAATCAAATCAAAATAA
- a CDS encoding SdpI family protein has translation MKFLYLKNLILVMFLAAPLIYLNMVYDILPEKVALHFGADMQPDRYGPKSELWTTILMLMGIALVAYLLVTNLSKIDPKNQNLQSQGIIEKLGLTIVGFMSLITLYIIYSSYNPTSGKLLIVMLGGLFAVLGNFMNSIKPNYFVGFRLPWTLENEDNWRKTHQLGGKVWVAGGLLIALLTFLLPAALILKLLFVIISIMVLVPAIYSYRHYRQSKIISK, from the coding sequence ATGAAATTCTTATACTTAAAAAATCTCATCTTAGTCATGTTTTTGGCAGCGCCTTTGATTTATCTAAATATGGTCTATGATATACTTCCGGAAAAAGTCGCCTTACACTTCGGCGCAGATATGCAGCCAGATCGTTATGGACCCAAAAGTGAATTGTGGACCACCATTCTTATGCTGATGGGTATTGCATTAGTCGCCTATCTCCTTGTGACCAATCTCAGCAAAATAGATCCGAAAAACCAAAACCTGCAGTCTCAAGGTATCATTGAGAAATTGGGCCTGACTATAGTTGGCTTTATGTCACTCATCACGCTTTACATTATCTATAGTAGCTATAATCCTACCAGTGGAAAGCTATTAATTGTGATGCTGGGCGGACTGTTTGCAGTATTAGGCAACTTTATGAATAGCATCAAACCCAATTATTTTGTAGGGTTTCGATTGCCCTGGACACTTGAAAATGAAGACAATTGGCGCAAGACACACCAACTCGGAGGTAAGGTTTGGGTAGCGGGCGGTTTGCTGATAGCTCTGTTGACTTTTCTCCTGCCAGCAGCCCTGATATTAAAATTATTGTTTGTGATCATATCTATCATGGTATTGGTACCTGCAATTTATTCCTATAGACACTATCGGCAGTCAAAAATAATTTCAAAATAA
- a CDS encoding alpha/beta hydrolase produces the protein MVSLQMYGQQDITGQWNGILDIQGKQVRLVFHIKEDDEKLTATMDSPDQGAKGIPVSSVTFENMVLKFEVSSAGISFNGILGEDNVVKGTFKQSIYSFPLELTKEKVEKKVIAKPQDPLKPYPYRTEDVIFENKYAGINLAGTLTLPQQEGIYPAVILISGSGPQNRDSELLGHRPFLVISDFLTKNGIAVLRFDDRGTGASSGNFQSSTSMDFAQDVEAGLAYLRSRKEIDSGKIGLIGHSEGGLIAPIVASRSKDVAFIVLLAGPGLPGDQILLLQQELISKASGISKSVIDKSQKDNKKAFALISKATNETKLKTDLTNHIVQILDNDPHPQIPAGMSKEEFVNMQVKQLTSPWMRFFITYDPRPTLRKVKCPVLAINGEKDLQVPYKENLSAIRAALKKGKNKSFVIKELARLNHLFQECTTGAPSEYAVIEQTFSPIALRKMLHWMLLQVK, from the coding sequence ATGGTTTCCCTACAAATGTATGGACAGCAGGATATTACTGGTCAATGGAATGGTATACTTGATATACAGGGAAAGCAGGTAAGATTGGTCTTTCATATTAAAGAAGATGATGAAAAACTGACGGCTACCATGGATAGCCCCGATCAAGGAGCCAAAGGCATACCTGTAAGCAGTGTCACCTTTGAAAATATGGTGTTAAAATTTGAAGTAAGCAGTGCCGGTATTAGCTTTAATGGTATCTTGGGTGAAGATAATGTCGTCAAAGGAACATTTAAACAATCTATTTACTCTTTTCCATTAGAATTGACCAAGGAGAAAGTGGAAAAAAAGGTCATAGCGAAGCCACAAGATCCTTTAAAACCCTATCCATATCGAACGGAAGACGTAATTTTTGAAAACAAATATGCAGGCATCAATTTGGCAGGTACATTGACATTGCCGCAACAAGAAGGTATATATCCGGCCGTAATTTTAATCAGTGGCAGCGGGCCACAAAACAGAGACTCTGAATTACTGGGACATCGCCCCTTTTTAGTTATATCAGACTTCCTGACCAAAAATGGCATAGCAGTGCTTCGATTTGATGATCGTGGTACCGGAGCTTCTTCCGGAAATTTCCAGTCTTCAACAAGTATGGACTTTGCCCAAGATGTTGAAGCCGGACTGGCATATTTGCGTTCCAGAAAAGAAATTGATTCGGGGAAAATAGGATTGATCGGTCATAGTGAAGGTGGGTTGATAGCGCCCATAGTAGCGTCGCGATCCAAAGATGTAGCTTTTATAGTTTTACTTGCAGGTCCGGGATTACCCGGTGATCAAATATTATTGCTTCAGCAAGAATTGATAAGCAAGGCTTCTGGTATAAGCAAATCTGTTATAGATAAAAGTCAAAAAGATAATAAGAAAGCATTTGCATTAATATCCAAAGCCACTAATGAAACCAAGCTAAAAACTGATCTAACCAACCATATAGTTCAAATCCTGGATAATGACCCACATCCGCAAATACCAGCAGGGATGTCTAAAGAAGAGTTTGTCAACATGCAAGTCAAACAATTGACCAGTCCATGGATGCGATTTTTTATTACTTACGACCCTAGACCTACACTTCGAAAAGTAAAATGTCCGGTCCTGGCCATCAACGGGGAGAAAGACTTGCAAGTACCTTACAAAGAAAACCTTTCAGCTATCCGGGCAGCATTAAAAAAAGGTAAAAACAAAAGCTTCGTAATCAAGGAGCTAGCCAGACTTAATCACCTATTTCAGGAATGTACTACAGGTGCACCATCTGAGTATGCTGTGATTGAGCAGACATTTTCGCCTATAGCGCTAAGAAAAATGTTGCACTGGATGTTGCTTCAAGTAAAGTAA
- a CDS encoding S8 family serine peptidase, with amino-acid sequence MYFKSKHIIFLFTLIIVGSCAKENEQQSTSKTLSKSEVYNFISGELTRTNKAFDWNTASDDLIFAAGQHSDAIFSIGYQPSGFIGIKDKIHLIDLNDDTWVNTREMIEKMILKYEKTDKTPEGFSVLAPTDNKFPHIYAIIKNKELITKLRSMPEVRFVEPLGYNLEPEVISRSSSGCSGTPNPNINAADYTVLSPLSKRPWNFATHNIPTAWNTAKGQGITICIIDTGAGNSQDNLGSQFASGNSTGRTITKMSTLYSGSLWWQTLDSPHDQCGHGTSMAGLAAAPWSNDGNAVGAAYKANLLTIRAVEDVLISTSNERNGVRDALYVAGNNSNVKIISMSIGSPTSSSTVSDGIYYAYNKGKMIFAAAGTSFSWTTWYGVIFPAWMPECIAVTGVKEGTVNTKCSVCHEGSEVDFTVVMERIADADRNSIGLALSGNDPKYIGGSSCATATTAGVAAMLWSKTPSATRTQVFNALRNTAQFYPNPNSNLGWGRINASAAMSNM; translated from the coding sequence ATGTATTTCAAATCTAAACATATTATTTTCCTTTTTACTCTGATTATAGTAGGTAGCTGCGCTAAAGAAAATGAACAACAATCTACATCAAAAACACTGTCAAAAAGCGAAGTGTACAACTTCATCTCCGGGGAACTGACCCGTACCAACAAAGCCTTTGACTGGAATACCGCTTCAGATGATCTCATATTTGCAGCAGGTCAGCATTCGGATGCCATTTTTTCCATAGGATACCAACCTAGTGGATTTATTGGTATCAAAGATAAAATCCATCTAATTGACTTGAATGACGATACTTGGGTAAACACCAGGGAGATGATTGAAAAAATGATTCTGAAATACGAAAAAACAGATAAAACACCTGAAGGATTTTCTGTTTTGGCACCTACGGACAATAAGTTTCCACATATATATGCGATCATAAAAAATAAAGAGTTGATCACAAAACTCAGATCTATGCCAGAAGTGAGATTTGTTGAACCATTGGGTTATAATCTAGAACCTGAAGTAATTTCCAGGTCGTCGTCAGGTTGTAGTGGCACACCCAATCCAAATATAAATGCTGCAGACTACACCGTATTGAGTCCATTATCAAAAAGGCCTTGGAACTTTGCCACACACAATATACCCACAGCATGGAACACCGCAAAAGGCCAAGGTATCACGATCTGTATCATAGATACCGGAGCAGGAAATAGCCAAGACAACCTGGGATCTCAGTTTGCTTCAGGCAATAGTACAGGCCGCACCATCACCAAGATGAGTACGCTGTATTCGGGTTCACTTTGGTGGCAGACATTAGACTCTCCACATGATCAATGCGGACATGGTACATCTATGGCTGGACTTGCCGCTGCACCATGGAGCAATGATGGCAATGCTGTAGGTGCTGCTTATAAAGCAAATTTATTGACCATTCGTGCAGTTGAAGATGTTTTAATCAGTACATCCAATGAGCGCAATGGTGTAAGAGACGCGCTTTATGTTGCAGGTAATAATAGTAATGTCAAAATCATCAGTATGTCTATTGGTTCGCCTACATCCAGCAGTACAGTAAGTGATGGTATCTATTATGCTTACAATAAAGGTAAAATGATATTTGCAGCTGCAGGGACCTCATTTTCATGGACTACCTGGTACGGTGTGATTTTCCCTGCCTGGATGCCGGAATGTATTGCTGTGACAGGAGTTAAAGAAGGTACTGTCAATACTAAATGCTCCGTATGCCACGAAGGATCAGAAGTAGATTTTACCGTTGTGATGGAGCGCATAGCCGATGCAGACAGAAACTCTATCGGCTTGGCACTCTCAGGCAATGATCCAAAATATATAGGTGGTTCATCGTGTGCTACGGCGACGACAGCTGGTGTAGCAGCCATGTTATGGTCCAAGACACCATCAGCCACACGTACACAGGTATTCAACGCCTTGCGCAATACTGCACAATTCTACCCAAATCCCAATAGCAATCTAGGTTGGGGCAGAATCAATGCATCGGCAGCCATGAGCAATATGTAA
- a CDS encoding UvrD-helicase domain-containing protein — protein sequence MRIFISSISAISAKDQNSKSGNLTFDRSYLDFNDLNIKAISLLKKSDEIRQKFFQQYKYVLVDEFQDVNKIQVNFIKTLMNPDAQLFCVGDDWQSIYGFRGSDVQYIVEFERFFKDARTISLATNYRSAPNIVDASSEVIRNNRFMVDKVVKAQKKSRKKIEVYSAIDFEDGVSFAVQEVKELLAQGIPNDQILFLYRRSKMFEPYRERFKKEKIYVNAKTIHAAKGLESKAVFIIGLTQGSGGFPDVWLDDRIYQIIRPVKYDILLEEERRLFYVALTRAADALYLITEKGNESMFIDEIPPLYKVLYSKSVLSVLPERILCPTCHRVVESHFKFCPGCGGKV from the coding sequence ATGCGAATCTTTATATCGAGCATATCAGCAATCTCAGCAAAGGATCAGAATTCAAAGAGCGGCAATTTAACATTTGATCGGTCATATCTTGACTTTAATGATCTCAATATCAAAGCGATAAGTTTACTCAAAAAGAGCGATGAGATAAGACAGAAATTTTTTCAGCAGTATAAGTATGTGCTAGTGGATGAGTTTCAAGATGTCAATAAGATCCAGGTCAATTTTATCAAAACACTCATGAATCCCGATGCACAACTTTTCTGTGTCGGCGATGATTGGCAAAGCATCTATGGATTCAGGGGTTCAGATGTGCAATACATTGTAGAGTTTGAACGTTTTTTTAAGGATGCCAGAACTATCAGCCTGGCTACAAACTACCGTAGTGCACCCAATATTGTAGATGCAAGTTCCGAAGTAATTCGCAACAATCGCTTCATGGTGGACAAAGTCGTCAAAGCACAGAAAAAGTCCAGAAAAAAGATCGAAGTATATTCTGCCATTGATTTTGAAGATGGTGTATCGTTTGCAGTGCAGGAAGTAAAAGAATTGTTGGCGCAAGGCATACCCAATGATCAGATCCTGTTTTTGTACCGTCGCAGCAAGATGTTTGAACCATATCGGGAGCGATTCAAAAAAGAGAAAATCTATGTCAATGCTAAGACCATCCATGCAGCCAAAGGTCTTGAAAGCAAAGCAGTTTTTATCATAGGGCTTACCCAGGGTAGCGGTGGATTTCCTGATGTATGGCTCGACGACCGCATCTATCAGATCATCAGACCCGTAAAATATGACATATTGCTGGAAGAAGAAAGGAGGCTTTTTTATGTAGCACTCACACGAGCAGCAGATGCACTTTACCTCATTACTGAAAAGGGCAACGAAAGTATGTTCATCGATGAAATACCACCATTGTACAAAGTACTTTATTCGAAATCTGTACTTTCTGTTTTGCCAGAAAGGATTCTTTGCCCTACTTGTCATAGAGTCGTAGAGTCACACTTTAAGTTTTGCCCGGGATGTGGTGGAAAGGTATGA